Proteins encoded by one window of Planktothrix tepida PCC 9214:
- the panB gene encoding 3-methyl-2-oxobutanoate hydroxymethyltransferase → MTVTTQQLSQWKQQGRRITVLTAYEYAIAQLLDQAGIDIILVGDSLAMVGLGYDTTLPLTLDEIIHHAKAVRRGVKQALLVVDLPFLTYQESPQQAIHSAGRILKETGAQGVKLEGGYPAMAETVSQLVQVGIPVMGHVGLTPQSVHQFGGYRKQGKTSDAAERILSEAIALEQAGAFTIVLEHIPSDLAQKITQQLTIPTIGIGAGANCDGQVLVTSDILGLSSWQPPFAKTYANLQQTITQAVQQFCTEVREGSFPPGH, encoded by the coding sequence ATGACAGTTACAACCCAACAATTAAGTCAATGGAAACAGCAGGGACGACGCATTACAGTATTGACAGCCTATGAATATGCGATCGCTCAACTCCTCGATCAAGCCGGAATTGATATTATTTTAGTGGGAGATTCTCTGGCAATGGTTGGGTTAGGATATGACACCACTTTACCCCTAACCTTAGATGAAATTATTCATCATGCTAAAGCTGTGCGACGAGGCGTGAAACAAGCTTTATTAGTTGTTGATTTGCCCTTTTTAACTTATCAAGAAAGTCCTCAACAAGCCATTCATTCAGCCGGACGAATTCTCAAAGAAACAGGTGCTCAAGGTGTTAAACTGGAGGGGGGATATCCAGCAATGGCAGAAACAGTTAGTCAGTTAGTCCAAGTTGGAATTCCAGTCATGGGTCATGTGGGTTTAACCCCCCAGTCCGTTCATCAATTTGGGGGTTATCGCAAACAAGGCAAAACTTCCGATGCAGCAGAACGCATTCTTTCAGAAGCGATCGCGTTAGAGCAAGCTGGAGCCTTTACAATTGTGTTAGAACATATCCCTTCAGATTTAGCCCAAAAAATTACCCAGCAATTAACCATACCCACCATTGGTATTGGGGCGGGGGCTAATTGTGATGGTCAAGTATTAGTCACCTCGGATATTTTGGGATTATCGTCCTGGCAACCCCCCTTTGCCAAAACCTACGCCAATTTACAACAAACGATTACCCAAGCCGTTCAACAGTTCTGTACGGAAGTGCGGGAGGGGAGTTTTCCTCCTG
- a CDS encoding GNAT family N-acetyltransferase, with protein MTLIEDYFRVRSMTPDDLKLALSWAASEGWNPGIDDVDNFYSADPGGFLIGELNGQPISCISVVRYHSNFNFIGLYIVKPEYRKQGYGLKTWQEAFKLIPGQNAALDAVLEQVKTYQKFGFKPFHSHLRYQGIISGTMANDLVDLKTINFAQLCNYDRQYFPGDRPNFLSHWINQPHGQGYGILNGENLVGYGVIRKATDGYKIAPLFAENEEIAEKLFLALACYAQGDSIYIDVPNINNPGISLVERYQMQSMFECVRMYTGEQPNINWTNIFGVTSLELG; from the coding sequence ATGACCCTAATAGAAGATTATTTCAGAGTTCGTTCAATGACCCCGGATGATCTAAAATTAGCCTTAAGTTGGGCAGCTTCTGAAGGATGGAATCCGGGTATTGATGATGTTGATAATTTTTATAGTGCTGATCCAGGTGGATTTTTAATTGGGGAATTAAACGGTCAACCCATTAGTTGTATTTCTGTTGTCCGATATCATAGCAATTTTAACTTTATTGGCCTTTATATTGTTAAACCGGAATATCGTAAGCAAGGATATGGTTTGAAAACTTGGCAGGAAGCTTTTAAGTTAATTCCGGGTCAAAATGCAGCGTTAGATGCTGTTTTGGAACAAGTTAAAACTTATCAAAAATTTGGCTTTAAACCGTTTCATTCTCATCTGCGTTATCAAGGGATAATTTCAGGAACAATGGCTAATGATTTAGTAGATTTAAAAACGATTAATTTTGCTCAACTGTGTAATTATGATCGTCAATATTTTCCCGGTGATCGTCCTAATTTTCTCTCTCACTGGATTAATCAACCCCATGGACAAGGTTATGGGATTTTAAATGGGGAGAATTTAGTCGGTTATGGAGTGATTAGAAAAGCAACAGATGGATATAAAATTGCTCCTTTATTTGCTGAAAATGAAGAGATAGCAGAAAAGCTGTTTCTGGCTTTAGCTTGTTATGCCCAGGGAGATTCGATTTATATTGATGTTCCGAATATTAATAATCCAGGAATTTCTTTAGTTGAACGTTATCAAATGCAATCCATGTTTGAATGTGTTAGAATGTATACTGGAGAGCAACCGAATATCAATTGGACAAATATTTTTGGAGTTACCAGTTTGGAATTAGGTTAA
- a CDS encoding phage holin family protein, which translates to MLNFFLTWLISAISLGITAYIVPGFTINSWQAAAVGVVVMALVNAIIKPIITIFTLPLTILTLGLFLFVVNAISISLVAYFTPGFSISSFWAALLGSIVLSLVSSLFNQILGKSTNQLD; encoded by the coding sequence ATGCTAAATTTTTTTCTAACTTGGCTAATCTCTGCAATTTCACTTGGAATAACGGCTTATATTGTTCCGGGTTTTACCATTAACAGTTGGCAAGCTGCTGCCGTTGGAGTGGTTGTAATGGCTTTAGTGAATGCCATTATTAAACCCATTATTACGATCTTTACCCTTCCTTTAACCATTCTAACGTTAGGTTTATTTTTATTCGTCGTCAATGCTATTTCTATTTCGTTAGTTGCTTATTTCACCCCCGGATTTTCAATTTCTAGCTTCTGGGCAGCATTATTGGGTTCAATCGTTCTTTCTTTGGTTTCTAGTTTATTCAATCAAATTTTAGGAAAATCTACTAATCAATTAGATTAA
- a CDS encoding pentapeptide repeat-containing protein: MIRLWQYIILTVVVVLLALPLPSWAAKNPSHLFFSHSLLQGRDFSNQSLPAAEFANSNMELAKFDHSDLEGAIFSKGILTKASLKQANLTYAMLDQADFTEADLSDAVLVEALFFGSTFHHTKIIGADFTDALLDREQIRQLCQVASGINTTTGVSTRESLGCR, translated from the coding sequence ATGATTAGACTTTGGCAATATATCATTTTAACAGTCGTTGTCGTGCTGTTGGCTTTACCGCTTCCCTCCTGGGCTGCAAAAAATCCATCCCATCTGTTTTTCAGTCATAGTTTATTACAAGGACGGGATTTTTCTAATCAGTCTTTACCTGCGGCTGAATTTGCGAATTCTAATATGGAGTTAGCCAAATTTGATCATTCTGATTTAGAAGGAGCTATTTTTAGTAAAGGGATTCTAACAAAAGCCAGCTTAAAACAAGCAAACTTAACCTATGCTATGTTAGATCAAGCTGATTTTACAGAAGCAGATTTAAGTGATGCTGTGTTAGTTGAAGCCTTATTTTTCGGGTCAACCTTTCATCATACAAAAATCATAGGGGCTGATTTTACTGATGCTTTATTAGATCGAGAACAGATTCGACAATTATGTCAGGTTGCCAGTGGCATTAATACCACAACAGGAGTTTCAACTCGTGAGTCTTTGGGATGCAGATAA
- a CDS encoding sensor histidine kinase: MPSEDLKSTATYQDTHRVGAHSLKGYIDKYNPFRHQKQSEHRWFIYQKISYGYFLAISIGFMGSITGLLLADVYQKQTYHQLSDAHQQVELFSNFNTTVLKIQLQSYHLISSADNPKTWNHDQKSIHQNLAEIEQLVVQIEKFIDQEPSWSVATPLEIKSFFKTYKNSLKTYIKTIETLKSILPTLSPDSKSKAIYQSLNSLSNEQTIQTLEKLNNQLTDWLKKAQIQEDRSELVLKKARKLENLIIIISAVLSVLISIITAIKTTRSITQPLSVTQQVAEQVAQESNYQLRVPFQTNIDEIYSLAHSVNYLIEQVDQRTQQLEQAKDSAESANIAKSQFLANMSHELRTPLNAILGYSEMLSEDAKDLGHEEFISDLDMINTAGKHLLSLINDILDLSKIEAGRMELHLENFDLKELIESVVATVKPLVSQNGNILTLNYDPTITIIYADSTKVKQILLNLLSNAAKFTQHGEIILTVNRELLTPSSNDFNSENEDLSDNPLPYYRINFCVQDSGIGIPEEQQKYVFEAFIQGDNSTSSKYGGTGLGLAISRHFCQMMGGDLKLVQSQVSKGSIFKASLQSLITPYSQVAKINSEDYKEENGKTCNL, encoded by the coding sequence ATGCCATCTGAAGATTTAAAATCCACTGCAACATACCAAGACACTCACAGAGTTGGAGCGCATTCTTTAAAGGGTTATATCGATAAATATAATCCTTTTCGACACCAGAAGCAGTCAGAGCATCGCTGGTTTATTTATCAAAAAATTAGTTATGGCTATTTTTTAGCCATTTCTATTGGTTTTATGGGTTCAATTACAGGATTATTGTTGGCGGATGTTTACCAAAAACAGACTTATCATCAATTATCGGATGCTCATCAACAAGTAGAATTATTCAGTAACTTTAATACAACGGTTCTCAAGATCCAATTGCAGAGTTATCACTTAATCTCTTCAGCAGATAACCCTAAAACTTGGAATCATGACCAAAAAAGTATCCATCAAAATCTAGCTGAAATAGAACAGCTTGTTGTTCAAATTGAAAAGTTTATTGATCAAGAACCCAGTTGGTCAGTGGCTACACCCCTAGAAATAAAATCCTTCTTTAAAACCTATAAGAACAGTTTAAAAACCTATATTAAAACGATTGAAACTTTAAAATCTATTTTACCGACCTTATCCCCGGACTCTAAAAGCAAGGCGATTTATCAGTCCTTGAACTCTCTCTCTAATGAACAAACCATTCAAACCTTAGAAAAGCTGAATAATCAATTGACAGACTGGTTAAAAAAAGCTCAAATCCAAGAAGATAGGAGCGAACTTGTGCTCAAAAAAGCTCGAAAGCTAGAAAATTTAATTATTATTATTAGTGCTGTGTTATCGGTTTTAATTTCTATTATTACAGCTATTAAAACGACCCGTTCTATTACTCAACCCTTAAGTGTGACCCAGCAAGTGGCAGAACAAGTTGCACAGGAGTCTAATTATCAACTTCGGGTTCCTTTCCAGACGAATATTGATGAAATCTATTCTTTAGCTCATTCAGTCAACTACTTAATTGAACAAGTTGATCAACGAACTCAGCAGTTAGAACAAGCGAAAGATTCAGCAGAATCTGCCAACATCGCTAAAAGCCAATTTTTAGCTAATATGAGTCATGAATTAAGAACACCTTTAAATGCTATTTTAGGCTACAGCGAAATGCTGAGTGAAGATGCGAAAGATTTAGGTCATGAGGAATTTATTAGTGATTTAGATATGATCAATACCGCCGGGAAACATTTATTATCATTAATTAATGATATTTTAGATTTATCTAAAATTGAGGCCGGACGCATGGAACTTCATTTAGAAAATTTTGATTTAAAAGAATTAATTGAAAGCGTTGTTGCAACTGTTAAACCTTTAGTTAGTCAAAATGGAAATATTTTAACGCTGAATTATGATCCGACTATAACGATTATTTATGCGGATTCAACCAAAGTGAAACAAATTTTATTAAACTTACTGAGTAATGCGGCTAAATTTACACAGCACGGTGAAATTATACTAACAGTGAATCGTGAACTTCTGACTCCTTCCTCTAATGATTTCAATTCTGAAAATGAGGATTTATCGGATAATCCTTTACCGTATTATCGAATTAATTTTTGTGTTCAAGATTCAGGAATTGGGATTCCCGAAGAACAGCAAAAATATGTTTTTGAAGCCTTTATTCAAGGGGATAATTCAACGTCGAGTAAATATGGCGGCACAGGATTAGGTTTAGCGATTAGTCGCCATTTTTGTCAAATGATGGGAGGCGATTTAAAATTAGTTCAAAGTCAAGTGAGTAAGGGAAGTATTTTTAAGGCGAGTTTACAATCTTTAATTACACCCTATAGTCAGGTTGCTAAAATAAATTCAGAAGATTACAAAGAAGAAAATGGAAAAACTTGTAATCTTTAA